In Apostichopus japonicus isolate 1M-3 chromosome 3, ASM3797524v1, whole genome shotgun sequence, a single genomic region encodes these proteins:
- the LOC139965238 gene encoding short-chain dehydrogenase/reductase family 16C member 6-like isoform X2, protein MKCRELHKVYSYTLPLALYILFGIIRSFVPMSIWRKKSVEGDICLITGAGSGIGRQIAINFAEQGADLVLWDVDSAGNKETAQLVRKFGVNVWTYTCDVSNRQKVYTLAQRVKDEAGTVTILVNNAGIVSGSYFLDLSDEKIMKTMGVNTMAHFWTLRAFLPDMIKNNQGHVVTVSSLVGEGGIGGMSDYSASKCAVKGLHESILRELHMYKSNVKCTVVCPYTVNTGMFNGISVKYQFLLPFITPEYVGEKVVQAVLTDTDTLYLPPYIFIAVFLMHSLPTNVQLAIENLLNANEAMKSFVGKR, encoded by the exons ATGAAGTGCAGAGAATTACACAAAGTCTACTCTTATACTCTACCACTTg CTCTGTACATATTATTCGGGATAATCAGAAGTTTTGTGCCAATGTCCATCTGGAGGAAGAAGTCCGTTGAAGGCGATATTTGTCTCATCACTGGGGCAGGCAGCGGCATCGGTAGGCAGATTGCGATCAATTTCGCTGAGCAAGGGGCTGACTTAGTTCTCTGGGACGTTGACAGCGCTGGAAATAAGGAAACTGCGCAACTGGTTCGCAAATTCGGTGTCAATGTGTGGACGTATACATGCGATGTATCAAACCGCCAAAAAGTGTACACCCTTGCACAACGGGTTAAGGATGAAGCCGGCACGGTGACCATTTTAGTCAATAATGCTGGAATTGTCTCCGGTAGCTATTTCCTGGATCTGTCCGatgaaaaaattatgaaaactaTGGGCGTGAATACCATGGCTCATTTTTGG ACGCTAAGAGCTTTCCTTCCGGACATGATTAAAAATAACCAAGGTCACGTGGTTACCGTATCCAGCCTGGTAGGTGAGGGCGGTATTGGCGGTATGTCAGACTACTCCGCCAGCAAATGCGCCGTCAAAGGATTACACGAGTCAATCTTGAGAGAACTACACATGTACAAAAGTAATGTCAAGTGTACCGTGGTTTGCCCTTACACCGTTAATACCGGGATGTTTAATGGTATCAGTGTAAA ATACCAGTTCCTTTTGCCGTTCATTACACCAGAATACGTCGGCGAGAAAGTCGTACAGGCAGTGCTAACGGATACGGACACTTTGTATCTTCCTCCTTATATTTTCATCGCAGTGTTTCTAATGCA TTCCTTGCCCACAAACGTCCAACTAGCAATTGAAAATTTACTGAACGCAAATGAAGCCATGAAATCTTTTGTTGGAAAAAGATAG
- the LOC139965238 gene encoding short-chain dehydrogenase/reductase family 16C member 6-like isoform X1: MSLVNMLAFIIGLPFVLIKLALYILFGIIRSFVPMSIWRKKSVEGDICLITGAGSGIGRQIAINFAEQGADLVLWDVDSAGNKETAQLVRKFGVNVWTYTCDVSNRQKVYTLAQRVKDEAGTVTILVNNAGIVSGSYFLDLSDEKIMKTMGVNTMAHFWTLRAFLPDMIKNNQGHVVTVSSLVGEGGIGGMSDYSASKCAVKGLHESILRELHMYKSNVKCTVVCPYTVNTGMFNGISVKYQFLLPFITPEYVGEKVVQAVLTDTDTLYLPPYIFIAVFLMHSLPTNVQLAIENLLNANEAMKSFVGKR; this comes from the exons ATGTCACTTGTTAACATGCTAGCATTTATAATTGGACTGCCGTTCGTTTTAATCAAACTAGCTCTGTACATATTATTCGGGATAATCAGAAGTTTTGTGCCAATGTCCATCTGGAGGAAGAAGTCCGTTGAAGGCGATATTTGTCTCATCACTGGGGCAGGCAGCGGCATCGGTAGGCAGATTGCGATCAATTTCGCTGAGCAAGGGGCTGACTTAGTTCTCTGGGACGTTGACAGCGCTGGAAATAAGGAAACTGCGCAACTGGTTCGCAAATTCGGTGTCAATGTGTGGACGTATACATGCGATGTATCAAACCGCCAAAAAGTGTACACCCTTGCACAACGGGTTAAGGATGAAGCCGGCACGGTGACCATTTTAGTCAATAATGCTGGAATTGTCTCCGGTAGCTATTTCCTGGATCTGTCCGatgaaaaaattatgaaaactaTGGGCGTGAATACCATGGCTCATTTTTGG ACGCTAAGAGCTTTCCTTCCGGACATGATTAAAAATAACCAAGGTCACGTGGTTACCGTATCCAGCCTGGTAGGTGAGGGCGGTATTGGCGGTATGTCAGACTACTCCGCCAGCAAATGCGCCGTCAAAGGATTACACGAGTCAATCTTGAGAGAACTACACATGTACAAAAGTAATGTCAAGTGTACCGTGGTTTGCCCTTACACCGTTAATACCGGGATGTTTAATGGTATCAGTGTAAA ATACCAGTTCCTTTTGCCGTTCATTACACCAGAATACGTCGGCGAGAAAGTCGTACAGGCAGTGCTAACGGATACGGACACTTTGTATCTTCCTCCTTATATTTTCATCGCAGTGTTTCTAATGCA TTCCTTGCCCACAAACGTCCAACTAGCAATTGAAAATTTACTGAACGCAAATGAAGCCATGAAATCTTTTGTTGGAAAAAGATAG